In Paracoccaceae bacterium Fryx2, a single genomic region encodes these proteins:
- the istA gene encoding IS21 family transposase, giving the protein MPTGRLNMRRIRDVLRLKLGQGLSERSIAASLGLSKGSVGSYTQRARHAGLTWPLPEGIDDDSLELLLFPAPPTVPDAERLVPDWAEIDRELRRPGVTRMLLWEEYRAAHPGGFAYTWFCTHYEAWKGRVRPTMRQTHVGGEKVFVDFAGDTIDVIDPTTGEARAMKLFVAAMGASNHTYAEAVASEGLEDWILAHIRMFAFLGGVPKAVVPDNLKSAVIKADRFDPGLNRTYAEMAAHYGTAVLPARPRKPRDKAKVEVAVQVAQRWILARLRNHRFFSLAELNVAIRRLLDELNMRVMRGYGASRADLFATLDRPNLQPLPPEPYVFARWKRARVAPDYHVEVDSSWYSVPFALIKQEVDVRTSGQTVEIFHRGQRVASHVRTPGRRSHVTVADHMPSAHRRFAEWTPARMLAQATKTGPAVAAFCEMVMADRPHPEQGFRTCLGVLALVKTYGPERVDAACQRGVTIRARTVTSIRSILKTGLDRAFLEGSEEVAPLQHANIRGGSYYH; this is encoded by the coding sequence ATGCCGACAGGACGATTGAACATGCGCCGGATACGAGATGTTTTGCGATTGAAGCTTGGGCAAGGCCTGAGCGAGCGGTCCATTGCCGCTTCCCTCGGTCTGAGCAAGGGGAGCGTCGGAAGCTACACCCAACGGGCGCGTCATGCCGGGCTCACGTGGCCCTTGCCGGAGGGGATCGATGACGACAGCCTTGAACTTCTTTTGTTTCCAGCCCCGCCCACGGTGCCGGACGCGGAGCGGCTTGTGCCCGACTGGGCGGAGATTGACCGCGAGTTGCGCCGCCCTGGGGTGACGCGGATGCTGCTCTGGGAAGAATACCGTGCCGCGCACCCCGGGGGTTTTGCCTATACTTGGTTTTGCACGCATTACGAGGCTTGGAAGGGTCGGGTGCGCCCGACGATGCGCCAGACACATGTGGGCGGCGAGAAGGTGTTCGTTGACTTTGCCGGCGACACCATCGACGTGATCGACCCCACGACCGGCGAAGCGCGGGCCATGAAGCTGTTCGTGGCGGCAATGGGGGCATCGAATCACACCTATGCCGAGGCGGTGGCATCGGAGGGGTTGGAAGATTGGATCCTCGCGCATATCCGGATGTTCGCCTTTCTGGGCGGCGTGCCAAAGGCGGTGGTTCCGGACAATCTGAAGTCCGCCGTGATCAAGGCAGACCGGTTTGATCCGGGGCTGAACCGGACCTATGCCGAGATGGCGGCGCATTATGGCACCGCCGTTCTGCCCGCCCGGCCGCGCAAACCCCGGGACAAGGCGAAGGTGGAAGTGGCTGTCCAAGTGGCACAACGCTGGATTCTGGCGCGGCTGCGGAACCACCGGTTCTTCTCATTGGCCGAGTTGAACGTGGCGATCCGGCGGCTGCTGGACGAGTTGAACATGCGCGTGATGCGCGGCTATGGCGCCAGCCGCGCCGATCTGTTTGCCACTTTGGATCGGCCCAATCTTCAGCCCCTACCGCCCGAACCTTATGTCTTCGCCCGCTGGAAGCGCGCCCGCGTGGCACCCGACTATCACGTTGAGGTCGACAGCTCATGGTATTCCGTGCCCTTCGCGCTGATCAAACAAGAGGTCGATGTTCGCACAAGCGGCCAGACGGTCGAGATATTCCATCGTGGTCAGAGGGTTGCGAGCCACGTGCGCACCCCGGGGCGGCGCAGCCATGTCACCGTGGCCGACCATATGCCATCGGCCCATCGTCGCTTTGCCGAATGGACCCCGGCCAGAATGCTGGCGCAGGCAACCAAGACCGGCCCCGCCGTCGCCGCCTTTTGCGAGATGGTGATGGCTGACCGCCCCCATCCTGAACAGGGGTTCCGCACCTGCCTGGGTGTGCTGGCCTTGGTCAAAACCTATGGGCCGGAGCGCGTTGATGCGGCCTGCCAGCGGGGTGTGACCATCCGGGCCCGCACCGTCACCTCCATTCGTTCGATCCTCAAGACCGGCCTCGATCGCGCCTTCCTGGAAGGCTCCGAAGAGGTCGCCCCCCTCCAGCACGCCAACATTCGTGGCGGCAGCTATTACCATTGA